CGGTCAAGGGCCCATGACCCATTAGTATTCTTAGTAAAATGTAATAAAGAGGTTCCAACTAACTTGTGGTTTGGGCCCTAGTCGGTGTTTAGTTCGTGGGCCAATGTTTTGGGCCATTCGAGCCTCATTAGCAAGTAACTTGGCCCATTAGTCTTTTTATTTGTCTATTTAAGTTAGCATTTAGGGTTGTAAGAGGACcttttgatgattaataaaattacattgagagttctctcaagcttcattgaagcaccttgaatatcttagatttaTATCTTAGATAttcaattgacttatcaatctaggaccacgctagattgtggcgtcttctacaaataccgaggttcgttgactacgtgatcaacgggtttaggtgattcacTGTGTTCGTCGTCTTCAACGCGAGTCTCTACCTTCTAGATCcaagcctttctgtacgggttgcatcacacggttggtgccgttcgtatcagcTGGCATTAGAGCTAGTTGAAGGTATCACGTATATCCCttgcttcattttcttttggggTCGTTTCTCTCCTTGTTTTTGTGTCTTCAATCTGTCCGCAATTGTTTGATTTGTTTTGGAgtcgaaaattctgtttttgtCGCCCAAGTGTTGTTGTCGTTTGTTCCTGATTTGTGTGTCAATTCTGCCCACTGTTCGTCAACTATCCAAGTAATTCCAAAGCTGTTTGGTTGTGTTTTGGAGTCCCAAATTTCTGTCCAAGGCTTCTATAATCCGTTCAAGTCAGTCCATGTGTTTGCCTTGTCTTGCGTGTCCTTGTTGTCAAGTCGTTCGATTGTTCGTTGCTGTCCGGATTTCCCAGCCTGAGTTCCTCGTGTTTTGCGTCTATATTGTCGTGTCTTGGTGCTGGTCAGTAgtgtttgtcaaaaaaaaaaagggagaagacAGTTTGCAGCGGCTAGGGTTCTTCCCTCTTGTCAAATATCGTGGGCTTGTTGGTGTAGCGAACTGTCCAGGTTTGTGCCTCCATCACTTACTGATTAGTGTGTCTATTCTCGTTGGTTGGAGTGTGTGTTGGGTCGTGTACACAGCCcagtaaagtaaaaaaaaaaaacataaaagaacAAGGGGAAAAGAAACACCTACTGTCCAGTTTTGAGTTGTTTCCTTGGTTTCCATTGTGGTCTacccagaatttttttttcttttccttgccatcCGTGAGCTGTGGGCTGTTTTGGGGTACACCGTTTGATTAGGAAGTGCAACCATATTGATAGCAAAGTGCATGAAATCTGATTGGTTTTCCTTTGTAGTGCATGAAAACTGATTTGCTTCTTTTGTCGGCCATACCTTCTGTTTCCCTTGCTGTCCGAAATTATTAATTGCACTTCGTGAGTTTGGGATTGTTTTGAGTGGTTGTATACCCTGCTTTGGAAGTGGAATACACCTTGGCCGTATTGAAACCTTGAAGTCAAACCTGTTTTGtctcgcaaaaaaaaaaaaaaaaaaaacacagcaagcaaaaaaaaaataaaaaaatagtgtTGCggccaaaaacaaaagaaagtccAGAATTTTTATTGCCAATTCCTTTGAAGTTACATAGTGCTCCGAACATTACACGCAAAATAAacgaaaattaaaaattttggtcCACTACTTCTTGAAGGTCTTGAGCACCTTGAGTCTTGGGAGGTCGTTCCATTTTCTTAGTGAAAAGTTTTCTGTATTCCCTTGTGGTAGTGAAGGGTTTTCGAGGTTTTAGAGTAAATTTCTTGGAAATACCTTGGGTAACCcgttgggggggagcctgaggagggttgttAGAGTCACCATTTCGATTGTCCATTGTGGGTTGCACTTGTTGGAGAGGAACCGATTTAGCCAAGGCTGATTGGTAATTTGCCACCTTGTGGTAGTTTTGGAGGGTGAAAAGTCACTCCCAAGGGGTTTTTAAAACCCTAGGCCAGCCGTGCACCTTGGGGATTTTTCAAGGCCAAAAAGGTTTCCAAGTCTTGAGTTTCCAAATTGTGCAAGCTTCCAAATTCAGTATCCTAAAATTTCGTCCTACATTTTCTCACCttctcctacattttagaaACTTCCTTATACTTTtccctcctttttcttttacgCCTCTTTCCCTCCATTTTTAAGTAGTTGGCCGCCACCCATTTCTTCTCATTAGGATCCATTCGCACTTACTAACTAGCCAAGGCAGCGTGCGTttctaaaaaaacaaaaaaaagtgtgtatttttttgggttaagtCCTTTCCTTATTCTTTCTCGTGTCTTAGTCTTCTTTGTTTCCTTTCATCTGAGTCATATCATTTCTTTATTCCTCGGGTCAATTGTCCATTATTCTTCATTCCATTGAGGATTGCCACATTTACGTGCTCCAAGCATTGGAAGTTGAATTGTTTACCTGGGAGGATTTCTAATTTTTTCAAGGCAAGCTATCAAGAGCTTTTGAGAGCTTTGGTGAGCTTAGTCGAGTGCTATTTGAGGGCCATACACGAGGGTTGAGTGCATACACGTGAGGGAGTGAGTGAGACATCCATTTCTATATTTGCTTTGCTACTAACTTTTTGCAGGCCTACTACATCATGTCCGGTGGGAGTGAGGCCTCCAGGTTTGACCCCAAGTCAAACAACCATGCATTGCTAAGTGAAATCCAATGCATGCTTCAGGAGTCCATGGAATCTCTACACCAAAGAATGGACCGCTTAGAGCTCTCGTAAGCTCGGACCAACGCCAGCCGTCGGGATGTGCCACCTCGCGAGGAGCTAGCTTCTAATAGCGAGGAAGATGACTTCATCCGTCGGCCCAAGCAGGACTACCGGAGAACCGATGATGGACTCAAGGGGGTCAAAATCAAGATTCCCTCTTTCCAAGGCACGTCTAGTCCAGAGGCTTACCTGGAATGGGAACAGCGAATCGAGATGGTATTCGAGTGCCAGGACTACACCGATGAACAAAAGGTCAAATTGGCAACACTCGAATTCACCGATTACGCTATTGTCTGGTGGGAGCAGGAGCGCACTAGCAAACGCTGCAATAGAGAACGACAAATTAGCACGTGGGAGGAGTTACAAACCACTATGAGGAAACGGTTTGTACCCAGCCATTACTATCGTGATCTATATCAGCGGCTCCAGACATTAGTCCAAGGAAGTCGTActgtggaggactactacaaggagatggagatcACCATACTCCGAGCAGACATTATGGAGGATAGAGAGGCTACCATGGCGAGGTTCCTTAACGGCTTAAGGCCTGAAATCGCCGAATTGGTGGAGTTGCAAAACTATGTGGATATGCCTGAGTTGATTGACAAGGCATCCAAGATCGAGAGGAGGCTTAAGAGGAGGGGTAACCCTCGTAACCCTAGCTTCTCAGCCACGCCTGTGTGGAGGGGCAACCCGACCTTCGAGCGGGAACAGCCTAATCCAGGGATGTCCAAGTTTACCCCTAAGACCGAGCCACTCAAGCAGGCCCCAAAGACAACTCCAAGACCTTCATTCGAGTCCTCCAAGCCACGAAGCCGTGAcaagtgcttcaaatgccaaggattTGGGCACATCGCCTCCCAGTGTCCCAATAGGCGTACCATGATCGTCCTACCGAGCGGAGACGTCGTATCTGATGACGAGGACGAGTTCGTCGAGATGCCTCCATTGACTGATGAGGGTGAAGATTCCGAGGTGGAGGTTGAGGCCACTACTGAGCAAGTTGGCGTTGCTCTAGTAGCGCGTCGAGCTCTCGCGACCCAAGTCAAGAGAGTGGATGAGGCCCAACGTGACAACATTTTTTACACCCGATGTCACGTCAAGGGACGAGTATGTAGTCTCATCATTGACGCAGGTAGTTGTACCAATGTGGCAAGTACTCTTATGGTGGATCATCTTTCCTTACCCACGTTGAGGCACCCTAGCCCATACTACTTGCAATGACTCAATGAGAGTGGCGATATCAAAGTCACCAAACAAGTGGTTGTGCCTTTCCAGATTGGGAAGTATGAGGATGAGGTCCTTTGCGACGTCGTTCCCATGCAAACTTCTCATATTTTGTTGGGACGGCCATGACAATATGACAAGAAGACTACTCATGATGGTTTTACCAACAAGTACTCCTTCTTGCACCACAACAAGAAGATGACACTTATTCCTCTCACACCTCAGCAGGTGCATGAAGACCAACTGCGTTTGCAACAGGAGCATGAACGAGAGGTGGCTAAAAGGTCACCCAATTCTCAGGCAATCATTAGCAAACAGGAGCATGAACGAGAGGTGGCTAAAAGGTCACCCAATTCTCAGGCAATCATTAGAGCACTGACCGAGAGGACATCCAACCCTGGTACATCTAGTCGATTGGACAAACGCCCTAGCTTGCTTGCAAAGAACAGGGAAGTTCGtaaattatttttgttcaagCAAGTTGTTTATGTCTTATATTGCAAAGAGGTGATTTTACTTTCTCATGAAGCACTCAATGACTTACCTCCTGAAATCTCCTCTTTATTACATGAATTTGAGGACGTTTTCCCAGATGAGATCCCCAGTGGTCTGCCACCACTTAGAGGGatcgagcaccaaatcgatTTCATTCCTGAAGCATCCTTGCCTAACAGACCGGCCTACAAGATTGGCCCTGAGGAGACTAAGGAGATCCAATGACAAGTAGATGAGCTCTTAGAGAGAGGTTGGGCTCTAGAGAGCATGAGCCCATGTGCCGTTCTAGTCATCCTTGTCCCAAAGAAAGAAGGCACTTGGAAGATGTGTGTAGACTGCCGCGCCGTCAACGCTATCACAGTTAAGTATCGTCACCCTATACCTCGTTTAGATGATATGTTTGACGAATTGTATGGTGCAGTCATTTTTACCAAGATTGATCTTAAGAGTGGCTACCATCAAATTCGAATGAAGGAAGGGGACGAGTGGAAGACGGCCTTCAAGACTAAGTATGGTctgtatgagtggttagttataCCCTTTGGTTTAACAAACGCTCCTAGTACATTTATGCGCCTTATGAATCATGTGCTTTGCCCGTTCTTAGGTAcatttgttgttgtttattttgacgACATTCTGATATACAGCAAGAGTCCTGAGGAACATGTAGCACATGTACGAGCTGTTCTTGATGTTTTGCACAGGGAGAGGTTATTCGCTAACCTTGGCAAATGTACTTTTTTGCACTAATGAGTTTGTTTTCCTTGGTTATAAGATTAGTGCACAGGGCATTAAAGTGGACGAAAGCAAAATCCAGGCCATCAATGGGTGGCCCGTACCCAAGACCATGAGTGAAGTTAGGAGTTTCCACGGCCTTGCGAGCTTCTATCGCCGGTTCGTGAAGGATTTCAGCACTATAGCTGCCCCACTTACCGTCATTATTAAGAAGGATGTGAAGTTCGAGTGGGGGGAAGCTCAGGAGAAGGCGTTCCAACTccttaaacacaagctcacacatgcacccTTATTGTCCTTACCTAGTTTTGATAAAACTTTTGaggttgaatgtgatgcttctggtgtaggaatTGGAGCCGTATTGATCCAAGAGGGAAGACCAATCGCATATTTTGGCGAGAAATTGAACGGTGCTGCCTTGAACTACTCCGCCTATGATAAGAAGCTCTATGCTTTGATTCGTGCACTGGAGACATGGCAACATTATCTGCGACCTAAGCAATTTGTCATCCACACTGACCACGAGGCCCTAAAGCATCTCAAGTCTCAACACAAGTTGAGTAAGAGACACGTCCGGTGGGTCAATTTTGTGGAGTCCTTTCCTTATGTGATCAAGTACAAAGCAGGCAAAACCAATGTCGTTGTTGATGCACTGTCCAGGAGGTATGCCTTGATTGCTCTACTTGACGCTAAACTCCTTGGATTTGATCTTATCAAAGAACTCTATGATACCGATTCTGATTTCTCTGATATATACAAGTCTTGTGCTAAGTCGGATCAAGGTATGTTCTTCATTCATGATGGGTTTTTGTATTGTAATGATAAATTGTGCATTCCGTCATGCTTTGTTCGTGAGTTACTAACCCGTGAGGCTCACGGAGGTGGTTTGATGGGACATTTTGGTGTCATCAAGACTTTGAGTACCTTACAGGAGCATTTCtattggccacgcatgaggcgggatgtggAGTGAATGGTGTCACGCTACATCACTTATCACTGTGCCAAGTCCAAGTTACAACCCTTtggtttgtatacacctctacctattcCTTCGGATCCTTGGGTtgacatttctatggattttgtgTTTGGTTTACCTAAGAGTAAAAGGGGTATGATAGtatctttgttattgttgatCATTTCTCTAAAATGGCCCATTTCATTCCTTGTCATAAGACGGATGATGCTACTTACATAGCTGATCTCTTCTTTAAGAAAGTTGTCTGTTTGCATGGTGTCCCTAGGACTATTGTGTCTGATAGAGATGTTAAGTTTCTCTCTTACTTCTGGAAGACTTTATGGGGGaagttggggactaagttgctATTTTCTACATCCAGTCACCTCCAGACCGATGGCCAAATTGAGGTCGTTAACCGTACATTGTCTACATTACTTAGGGCcatcattaaaaagaatctcaaaACTTGGAAGGAGTGTTTACCCCATGTTGAGTTCGCTTATAACCGTATAGTTCATAGTGCTACCTAATTTTCacaatttgaaattatttacgATTTTAACCCTTTGATTCCCTTGGATTTGATGCCTTTGCCTTTGTCTGAGCGTACTAAACTTGATGGCAAGAAGAAAGTCGAGTTTGTCCAGAACTTGCACCAGCAGGTGAGGGCTAACATTGAAACTCGCATCCAACAATATCTCAAGCATGCCAACAAGGGTCGGCGTCGCGTGGTgtttgaaccaggtgattgggtctggttacaCTTACGCAAAGAGCGATTCCCTGTCCAGCATCGCAACAAGTTGCTACCCCGAGGAGATGGACCATTCCAGGTTGTGGCGCGTATCAACGACAACGCCTACAAGCTCGATCTCTCAGGTGAGTATAATGTCTCGACTACATTTAATATTGCTGACCTAAGTCCCTATCTCGCAGATGATGAtgtcgatttgaggacaaatctttcgcaagaggaggggaatgatgaggagGTCGAGGGTGCTATTCAAGTGGAGCAAGTGAAGGTACCGTTGGGGCTTATGACCCGTGCTCGTGCGAAGAGGTTAAGTGAAGCACTACAAACATTAGTTCGCACGGCTCGAGAGTCTAATGGAGAGCCTAAGGCCATTGAAGGGCTTAACGAAGCTAGAGAGGTCATCTTCCTCGAGGCCATCCCTGAGGATTAGTGTGAGATTCGGTCAAGGGCCCATGGCCCATTAGTATTCTTAGTAAAATGTAATAAAGAGATTCCAACTAACTTGTGGTTTGGGCCCTAGTCGGTGTTTAGTTCGTGGACCAATGTTTTGGGCCATGTGAGCCTCATTAGCATGTAACTTGGCCCATTAGTCTTTTTATTTGTCTATTTAAGTTAGCATTTAGGGTTGTAAGAGGACtttttgatgattaataaaattacattgagagttctctcaagcttcattgaagcaccttgaatatcttagatttatatcttaggtattcaattgacttatcaatcttcAACGTGAGTCTCTACCTTCTAGATCcaagcctttctgtacgggttgcatcacacgGTTGATGCCGTTCATATCATGTGGTGTTCTACTGTTCATGCTAGACTCTTGTGGTGTTGTACCTTCAAGTGCATAAACTTGCTTTGATGGATTGTACTTCCACCTTTTACGTATGGTTGCCAAGTCAAGTGGCATTCTGGCCCCGATGCTATGAAATTTGGAAACAAAGTAGTTGTTCACAAAGTCAAGCAGTATTCCAGTCCAGATGTTGTGAAATTTGGAAAcaaagtagtttttttttttcttttgatgtaCACACGAATTTTGTAGTTGTAGTAATCAGCATACCTAAAAAATATTAGAATGTAATTGAAGTTGTATTACAATACCAATTTCCGGTTACAATAGCAATTTGCGGTTATTAGTCAAATTGcataatataatttatataatgtaCTTATGATTGAAGTTGCATTATAGTAGTTGTATTATAAATAGAAATTTGAAGTTATTGGTGAACATGCACAACTAATTTATgtaatttatttagttaagcGATGTGCTTGTGGTaaaaaagggtcaaataatGGATTTTTAATtaaaggatatatatatatatgtataacaaTGAGTCAAATAATGGCTTTTTTGCTGTGGTTacttttttatgaaaaaattaattttaaattcattaaTGCCACTTTATGCAGCCATAGTGATTACTATATTTTGATAAAAAAGTTGGATTGCAAAAAAAATGACTTTAATATTGGGATTGAGCAACAAATCAACCTTAAAATAAAAGTCATAATTCCAAATTTAACTTCTATTTTCTAACAcgcaattttaaaaaaattctaatatGCATTTATTGAGAAAATATTTTAAGTTTAAagaacatatatatatgtatatgttattAGCTATCAAAAGTTTCATAATTTCAAGAGATAGATTGCTCATGGCTTCATTGTACTTTTGGCACATCTTCCTAAAGACAAAGACAAGAAAAAACAATGCATCATCAAAagtaggaaagaaaaaaaaagcatctATTGTCTGAGAAGAAAAATAGCTAGTGGCATGTATGCAATTTCATACGCAGATTCTCCAAAATCTTCACCCATTGCATTCAAGAAGTAGCTTTCAACAATGTTTAGGGCCTGTTGACCATCAGTACAATATCGAAATGAGAGTGTTTTTTTCCATGGAAGTTTGGAGGAGAACCTATTAGTGAAGCTGCTAGCATAACCACAATGATCCCCAAACATTCTTTGAACTCTTTGCTTTTCTTGCAGTGGCCTATTGGGAGGACTCGAAAATTCCTTTAGAATTTTCTCCCATTTTTGAaacattaatttatattttcctCTATATTTCTTTACTTGACTATTTAACTATTTATTAGCTCTAAATTTCATAGTGATTTCATTAGTTGAGtcaagagttttacttttacttttaaatttaaagtaagttagggttttggtgcagtttggtagtgtgatcgattggtgaggtgtgtgcactaaatttggtggataagagtgagtattaggtaagaagaagtgtgtgattagaaatacttataataaattagtgaatcataacttaaaacaaaagtacaacggaGTTAAGGGAAACAGGCTTGGACCGA
This region of Coffea arabica cultivar ET-39 chromosome 3c, Coffea Arabica ET-39 HiFi, whole genome shotgun sequence genomic DNA includes:
- the LOC113735801 gene encoding uncharacterized protein, whose product is MTLIPLTPQQVHEDQLRLQQEHEREVAKRSPNSQAIISKQEHEREVAKRSPNSQAIIRALTERTSNPGTSSRLDKRPSLLAKNREVRKLFLFKQVVYVLYCKEVILLSHEALNDLPPEISSLLHEFEDVFPDEIPSGLPPLRGIEHQIDFIPEASLPNRPAYKIGPEETKEIQ